The Streptomyces achromogenes genome window below encodes:
- a CDS encoding 3-phenylpropionate/cinnamic acid dioxygenase subunit beta, with amino-acid sequence MGEQPVDRDTASEIQEFMFREALALDERRFRDWLAMLTDDIRYEAPLRVIREGLAVWDLSPTSRIFDDDRQTLEVRIQRLETDFAWAEQPPSQTRHFVTNVLADPGDNPDEYEVRSNCLIYRSRGTSPTPSLYSLSRKDVVRRTEDGWRLARRWAAFDQALINAHNLSILI; translated from the coding sequence ATGGGCGAGCAACCCGTCGACCGCGACACCGCCTCCGAGATCCAGGAGTTCATGTTCCGTGAGGCGCTGGCGCTCGACGAACGCCGCTTCCGGGACTGGCTGGCGATGCTGACCGACGACATCCGCTACGAAGCGCCACTGCGAGTGATCCGGGAAGGCCTAGCAGTCTGGGATCTCTCGCCGACGTCGCGGATCTTCGACGACGACCGGCAGACCCTCGAGGTGCGGATCCAGCGGTTGGAGACCGACTTCGCGTGGGCGGAGCAACCGCCCTCCCAGACGCGGCACTTCGTCACCAACGTTCTGGCCGACCCGGGCGACAACCCGGACGAGTACGAGGTTCGCTCCAACTGCCTCATCTACCGCAGCCGCGGCACCAGTCCGACACCGAGTCTCTACTCGCTGTCCCGCAAGGACGTCGTCCGTCGCACGGAGGACGGATGGCGACTGGCGCGCAGATGGGCGGCCTTCGACCAGGCGCTGATCAACGCGCACAACCTGTCCATCCTGATCTAG
- a CDS encoding alpha/beta hydrolase family protein: MTSTAITQNRDALSIIELFPQDEDWSLQTMRLLAQVAVGGADLFECARTAARIGRTTTDGEVWQREWSRTAEEVAAAGEAALERGDITTAQRSLQRSCSYYRHSEFFLASSDPRREQAYRKGTANFQKAAELTDGLIERIQVPFEGTTMDGYFVRPDTSDTPRPTVLFLGGADSWAEELHFLGGSEFPARGINVVLVDTPGRGSSLRFKQLYSRPDYEVPVAAVLDFLEQRPDVDADRIGLAGVSFGGYYAPRAAAFEPRVKAVAAWCGTWSILTDFYAFYPPLQQQLQWLTGSKDDAEARRKLAAFTLDGVAEKLSIPVYVMHGTDDIIMDIAGARRFIDALTTDDVTADIYDGAGSLHCSYDYFSVATARLADWFVQRLG, from the coding sequence ATGACCAGCACAGCCATAACCCAGAACCGTGACGCCCTGTCGATCATCGAACTGTTCCCGCAGGACGAGGACTGGTCACTGCAGACGATGCGTCTGCTCGCGCAGGTAGCCGTAGGCGGAGCCGACCTCTTCGAATGCGCGCGCACCGCCGCCCGCATCGGCCGCACGACGACCGACGGCGAGGTCTGGCAGCGGGAATGGAGCCGTACCGCCGAAGAGGTCGCGGCTGCCGGCGAGGCGGCTCTGGAACGCGGTGACATCACCACCGCGCAACGGTCCCTGCAGCGGTCGTGCAGTTACTACCGGCACTCGGAGTTCTTCCTTGCGTCCTCCGACCCGCGCCGAGAGCAGGCGTACAGGAAGGGGACGGCGAACTTCCAGAAGGCAGCCGAGCTCACCGACGGACTGATCGAGCGCATCCAGGTCCCCTTCGAGGGCACGACGATGGACGGCTACTTCGTCCGGCCCGACACCTCGGACACGCCCCGGCCCACGGTCCTCTTCCTCGGTGGCGCGGACTCCTGGGCCGAGGAACTCCACTTCCTGGGCGGCTCCGAGTTCCCGGCCCGCGGCATCAACGTCGTCTTGGTGGACACTCCCGGCCGCGGCAGCTCCCTGCGCTTCAAGCAGCTCTACAGCCGTCCCGACTACGAAGTCCCCGTCGCGGCCGTCCTGGACTTCCTGGAGCAGCGCCCCGACGTCGACGCCGACCGCATCGGACTCGCCGGCGTGAGCTTCGGCGGCTACTACGCTCCCCGGGCGGCTGCCTTCGAGCCGCGGGTGAAGGCGGTCGCGGCCTGGTGCGGCACGTGGAGCATCCTCACCGACTTCTACGCGTTCTACCCGCCCCTGCAGCAGCAGCTGCAGTGGCTGACCGGGTCCAAGGACGACGCCGAGGCGCGCCGCAAGCTGGCCGCTTTCACGCTGGACGGCGTGGCCGAGAAGCTCAGCATCCCGGTCTACGTGATGCACGGCACCGACGACATCATCATGGACATCGCGGGTGCCCGGCGCTTCATCGACGCCCTCACCACGGACGACGTGACCGCCGACATCTACGACGGCGCCGGATCGCTGCACTGCAGCTACGACTACTTCTCCGTCGCGACCGCGCGCCTCGCCGACTGGTTCGTCCAGCGGCTCGGCTGA
- a CDS encoding NAD(P)/FAD-dependent oxidoreductase: MKRIVVVGGSLAGVNALEEIRERGFSGDLVLVGAEPHLPYTRPPLSKESLADGIDHEQLALRPPGWYTERGVTLRLGHAASGLDPRGRVVVLDDGTTIAYDGLVIATGSSSRRSALTAGITRAHELRGVDDAERLFRALRNSGHLVVIGAGFIGLEAAATARGLGLDVTVVDIAASPMHRAFGPEVGDWFRRRHEEHGVRILCATGVAQIEEQGPRTLVRLADGETLAADALLVAVGAAPATSWLDGSEVSVGDGILCEPDLATSVPDVVAAGDVARWHNRTFDESMRVEHWTNAVEQGRHAAATLLGERRPFESVPFFWTDQFDAKLRCVGRPGAADDVEILTENDTTLVAVYGRRGLLSGAVCVNAPRQLATLRQAVAARTPFAEVAGAGLVSS; this comes from the coding sequence GTGAAGCGCATCGTGGTGGTCGGCGGTTCGCTGGCCGGCGTCAACGCGCTGGAGGAGATCAGGGAACGCGGCTTCTCCGGCGACCTCGTCCTCGTAGGCGCCGAGCCGCACCTTCCGTACACCAGACCGCCGCTGTCCAAGGAGTCGCTGGCCGACGGAATCGACCATGAGCAACTGGCGTTGCGGCCCCCCGGCTGGTACACGGAGCGAGGCGTCACCCTCCGCCTCGGACATGCCGCCTCGGGCCTCGACCCCCGCGGTCGAGTCGTCGTACTGGACGACGGGACGACGATCGCGTACGACGGCCTGGTCATCGCGACCGGCTCGTCCTCGCGCAGATCCGCCCTGACGGCCGGGATCACCCGTGCCCACGAGCTCCGCGGCGTCGATGACGCCGAACGGCTGTTCCGTGCCCTGCGGAACTCCGGCCATCTCGTCGTGATCGGCGCGGGTTTCATCGGGTTGGAGGCAGCTGCCACCGCGCGAGGACTGGGGCTCGACGTGACGGTCGTGGACATCGCCGCGTCGCCGATGCACCGGGCCTTCGGCCCCGAGGTGGGCGACTGGTTCCGGCGTCGGCACGAGGAACACGGGGTCCGGATCCTGTGTGCCACGGGTGTCGCACAGATCGAGGAGCAGGGCCCCCGAACCCTGGTCCGGCTGGCCGACGGCGAGACCCTCGCAGCCGACGCCCTTCTCGTCGCCGTCGGAGCCGCACCCGCCACGTCCTGGCTGGACGGATCCGAGGTGTCGGTCGGAGACGGAATCCTCTGCGAACCGGACCTCGCGACCAGTGTCCCCGACGTCGTGGCCGCCGGGGACGTGGCCCGATGGCACAACCGGACATTCGACGAGTCGATGCGCGTCGAGCACTGGACCAACGCCGTCGAGCAGGGCCGTCACGCTGCCGCGACCCTGCTCGGCGAGCGACGCCCCTTCGAGTCCGTCCCCTTCTTCTGGACCGACCAGTTCGACGCGAAGCTGCGCTGCGTCGGCCGGCCGGGGGCAGCGGACGACGTCGAGATCCTCACCGAGAACGACACCACCCTCGTCGCGGTCTACGGCCGCCGAGGACTCCTGAGCGGCGCCGTGTGCGTCAACGCTCCACGCCAACTCGCCACGCTGCGCCAGGCGGTGGCCGCCCGCACACCCTTTGCCGAGGTGGCCGGGGCCGGCCTGGTCTCCTCCTGA
- a CDS encoding dihydrodipicolinate synthase family protein codes for MSKLPKITGRDMRGVMAYPPTPALPGAERVDAVDTVDLDETERMIRNLINDGVDAIALNGTLGEMATLTLEEWKAYAACVAETVRSVDEDFPVFIGATTLNTRDTVSRMKYLADLGITGTLLGRPMWGEMVAPVMERFYRDVATAVPELAIVVYDNTAAFRGIIPRRVYKTLVELPQVVAVKYAGGASVGFRYHNDMAHTGTSFPLMSIETDWYPAWEMYGEELVGMAWSSTTAMGPGPVLELRDALQQGRMEDARWLTERLRWAHEPFLVGQDFMEFAKYNIPLEKIRVNGAGYLNVGKCRPPYTEDLVPQEHVTTTDEHVKRYLQIRTEIEQRFGKRTPKQALSQV; via the coding sequence GTGAGCAAGCTTCCCAAGATCACCGGTCGCGACATGCGCGGTGTGATGGCCTACCCCCCGACCCCGGCCCTGCCCGGCGCCGAGCGCGTCGACGCGGTCGACACGGTCGACCTGGACGAGACCGAGCGCATGATCCGCAACCTGATCAACGACGGCGTCGACGCGATCGCGCTCAACGGCACCCTCGGCGAGATGGCCACCCTCACCCTGGAGGAGTGGAAGGCGTACGCGGCCTGTGTCGCGGAGACCGTCCGGAGCGTCGACGAGGACTTCCCGGTCTTCATCGGCGCTACCACGCTCAACACCCGTGACACCGTCTCCCGGATGAAGTACCTGGCCGATCTCGGAATCACCGGCACGCTGCTCGGCCGGCCGATGTGGGGAGAGATGGTCGCCCCGGTGATGGAGCGCTTCTACCGCGACGTCGCCACCGCCGTACCCGAGCTGGCGATCGTCGTCTACGACAACACCGCGGCCTTCCGCGGCATCATCCCCCGGCGGGTGTACAAGACGCTCGTGGAGCTGCCGCAGGTGGTGGCGGTCAAGTACGCAGGCGGTGCGTCGGTCGGCTTCCGCTACCACAACGACATGGCGCACACCGGGACGAGTTTCCCTCTGATGTCCATCGAGACCGACTGGTACCCGGCCTGGGAGATGTACGGCGAGGAGCTCGTCGGCATGGCCTGGTCGTCCACGACCGCGATGGGTCCCGGCCCGGTCCTGGAACTGCGTGACGCGCTCCAGCAGGGGCGGATGGAGGACGCCCGCTGGCTCACCGAGCGGCTGCGATGGGCCCACGAACCCTTCCTGGTGGGCCAGGACTTCATGGAGTTCGCCAAGTACAACATCCCGCTGGAGAAGATCCGGGTGAACGGCGCCGGTTACCTCAACGTCGGCAAGTGCCGCCCGCCGTACACCGAGGACCTCGTCCCGCAGGAGCACGTGACCACGACCGACGAGCATGTGAAGCGCTACCTGCAGATCCGGACCGAGATCGAGCAGCGGTTCGGCAAGCGCACCCCGAAGCAGGCTCTGAGCCAGGTGTGA
- a CDS encoding BTAD domain-containing putative transcriptional regulator: MKTGEPHSDALDVRVLGTLELYAGDRRLEIAGGRARGLVGLLARSVGRPVATTEIVRQVWGLAEKEAHKPGVRNAVQARVSSLRRVLDPSVLCAVPGGYLLDLPGQAVDSARFETALSEARGLRRRSGVDGVAEAYRCALAQWRSESAYTDVRHVPALGEESDRLAELRLQALKECLAAEVDEGAYDIAAVELLTLTRQHPQVEEFWALRMLTLSRLERQADALAVYQEARRVLDDRYGLVPGARLQEMERLILRGTGATVSGAKPAGPTSVGLPATSFLGREGEVDATLNILGRTRILTLTGPGGVGKTRLALEVSRALVDRRAPAVAQDAIVVDLVPYAPGDDLATAVLDSLCAATLPGGTSGRGRNPVQMLCDALKGRRVLVVLDNCEHVADEAAALSAALNAGTEGTTILATSRQPLGIPGEAVHPVAPLAVPSDLDDVVALAILPAVRLFLDRAQAVRPGLTVDAAGVRTISRVCHQLDGIPLAIELAAVRAGALGLAGVERLLDDRFRQLDRGPGRGPDRHRTLESVVGWSYQLLDRREQQALDRLSVFRGPFLPQQVRGLWTHLGQDDTDVRALLGRLAARSLVQAEAAEGFPERFRLLETVRLYAGRKLEATGGTERVVHAQVDVYVSLATSCSRWLVGTGQAQAVRTLMLEEGNIRAAFQRALDRGLGDRAHQLVGALGYTTWMRGGRTADWELITRSLSLPAQDAEIRVRALAWAANIGSVFGHLREAVQFGVQAAEAARGHESIRIADLALAYVGKAHALHRLGRWEQGDAVLEEARRLALSSGDPWTMAAPSMVRGLGLLARGRITAAETAFMTAAEQYSRCADNWAQQRALLRRAMTCEARGDLRGAAVLLAEAVQLVEELVLPEVAVPAKVALARVTLLAGHIDAGRHMVHELTRSTTVLSLDVPAAQLAQCKAILADADGRSAEAIRRHLDAGVGLADVGLYAEAVESWARVVLLAEQDSPQFAAALGAAEQVATRSESPRVLAIVRYMRGLRAGSDSAAADELAAAEGLFTQNGLGLPALLRRGGPAAG; encoded by the coding sequence GTGAAGACAGGTGAACCTCACAGTGACGCCCTCGACGTGCGTGTCCTCGGAACACTGGAGCTCTACGCGGGCGACCGGCGGCTGGAGATCGCGGGAGGGCGGGCACGAGGTCTCGTCGGGCTGCTTGCCCGATCCGTGGGGCGGCCTGTGGCAACCACGGAGATCGTGCGACAGGTATGGGGGCTGGCGGAAAAGGAGGCGCACAAGCCAGGGGTCCGTAACGCCGTACAGGCCCGGGTGTCGTCGTTGAGGCGCGTGCTCGACCCGAGCGTGTTGTGTGCCGTGCCTGGCGGCTACCTCCTCGACCTTCCAGGCCAGGCCGTGGACTCGGCGCGGTTCGAGACCGCATTGTCCGAGGCCAGGGGACTGCGCCGGCGGAGCGGGGTGGATGGCGTGGCCGAGGCGTATCGGTGTGCGCTGGCGCAGTGGCGGTCCGAGTCCGCCTACACCGATGTACGGCACGTCCCTGCGCTCGGGGAGGAAAGCGACCGCCTCGCTGAGCTGCGATTGCAGGCACTCAAGGAGTGTCTGGCCGCAGAGGTGGACGAGGGGGCGTACGACATTGCTGCTGTAGAGCTGTTGACGCTGACGAGGCAGCATCCGCAGGTCGAGGAGTTCTGGGCGCTGCGGATGCTGACTCTGTCCCGGCTGGAGCGGCAGGCCGATGCCCTGGCCGTCTACCAGGAGGCTCGGCGCGTGCTGGACGACCGATACGGGCTCGTACCTGGGGCTCGCTTGCAGGAGATGGAGCGACTCATCCTGCGGGGTACGGGAGCAACTGTCTCTGGAGCGAAGCCGGCCGGGCCGACGAGCGTAGGCCTGCCCGCCACGTCCTTCCTCGGCCGCGAGGGGGAAGTCGATGCGACGCTGAATATTCTCGGTCGTACCAGGATCCTCACGTTGACCGGCCCGGGTGGCGTAGGCAAGACAAGGCTCGCGCTGGAGGTGTCGCGGGCGCTGGTCGACCGCCGGGCACCGGCGGTGGCTCAGGACGCGATTGTGGTCGATCTTGTGCCGTACGCGCCTGGCGATGATCTGGCCACGGCCGTTCTCGACTCGCTGTGTGCCGCGACGCTGCCGGGCGGGACATCCGGCCGAGGGCGCAACCCCGTTCAGATGCTGTGCGACGCGCTCAAGGGTCGTCGGGTGTTGGTGGTCCTGGACAACTGTGAACACGTCGCGGACGAGGCTGCCGCACTCTCTGCCGCGCTGAACGCGGGCACAGAGGGGACCACGATCCTGGCCACCAGCAGGCAGCCGCTTGGTATTCCCGGTGAGGCCGTTCATCCGGTCGCGCCGCTGGCCGTGCCCTCGGACCTCGACGACGTCGTGGCTCTGGCCATACTGCCTGCCGTCCGGCTCTTCCTCGACCGTGCGCAGGCCGTACGGCCGGGTCTGACCGTTGACGCCGCCGGCGTACGGACCATCAGCCGTGTTTGTCATCAACTCGACGGCATCCCCTTGGCGATAGAACTGGCGGCGGTACGTGCCGGTGCGTTGGGTCTGGCCGGCGTGGAGCGTCTGCTGGACGATCGGTTCCGGCAGTTGGACCGGGGCCCGGGAAGGGGCCCGGACCGGCACCGCACTCTGGAGTCGGTGGTCGGCTGGAGCTACCAGCTGCTCGACCGCCGGGAGCAGCAGGCTCTGGACCGCCTATCGGTGTTCCGTGGACCGTTTCTGCCCCAGCAGGTGCGGGGACTGTGGACTCATCTGGGCCAGGACGACACCGACGTCCGGGCCCTGCTCGGACGGCTGGCGGCAAGGTCGCTGGTGCAGGCCGAGGCGGCGGAGGGCTTTCCGGAGAGGTTCAGGCTCCTGGAGACCGTCCGTCTCTACGCCGGCCGGAAGCTGGAGGCCACAGGTGGGACCGAACGCGTCGTACATGCCCAGGTGGACGTCTATGTTTCTCTGGCGACCTCTTGCAGTCGTTGGCTTGTGGGAACCGGTCAGGCGCAGGCCGTGCGCACGCTCATGCTGGAAGAGGGCAACATCCGTGCGGCCTTCCAGCGTGCGCTGGACCGCGGCCTTGGTGACCGCGCCCACCAGCTCGTCGGTGCGCTCGGATACACGACCTGGATGCGTGGCGGCCGCACAGCGGACTGGGAGCTGATCACCAGATCGCTTTCCCTGCCCGCACAGGACGCGGAGATCCGAGTGCGGGCCTTGGCATGGGCGGCGAACATAGGCTCTGTTTTCGGTCACCTTCGGGAGGCCGTGCAGTTCGGGGTACAGGCTGCAGAGGCGGCCCGGGGGCATGAAAGCATCCGGATCGCGGACCTGGCCCTCGCATACGTGGGCAAGGCGCACGCGCTGCACCGACTCGGCCGCTGGGAGCAAGGGGACGCGGTCCTGGAGGAGGCGCGGCGTCTGGCCCTGTCGTCAGGCGACCCGTGGACCATGGCCGCACCCTCGATGGTGCGTGGCCTGGGTTTGCTGGCGCGCGGACGGATTACCGCTGCCGAAACGGCCTTCATGACTGCTGCCGAACAGTACAGTCGGTGCGCCGACAACTGGGCCCAACAGCGAGCGCTGTTGCGACGGGCAATGACCTGCGAGGCCCGGGGCGATCTCCGCGGCGCCGCCGTGCTGCTCGCCGAAGCGGTTCAACTCGTCGAGGAACTCGTTCTGCCGGAGGTCGCCGTACCGGCGAAGGTTGCATTGGCACGGGTGACGCTGCTGGCCGGGCACATCGACGCCGGCCGACACATGGTCCATGAGTTGACCCGGTCGACTACCGTGCTGTCGCTGGACGTCCCGGCCGCACAGCTCGCCCAGTGCAAGGCCATCCTCGCCGATGCGGACGGCAGATCGGCCGAAGCGATCCGCCGCCACCTGGACGCCGGAGTCGGCCTGGCAGATGTGGGCCTGTATGCCGAGGCCGTGGAATCATGGGCGCGGGTCGTGCTCCTCGCCGAGCAGGACAGCCCCCAGTTCGCCGCCGCCCTGGGGGCCGCGGAGCAGGTGGCGACAAGGAGCGAGAGCCCGCGCGTGTTGGCCATCGTGCGGTACATGCGAGGCCTGCGAGCGGGATCGGACTCGGCTGCGGCCGATGAACTCGCCGCAGCGGAGGGACTGTTCACCCAGAACGGCCTTGGCCTGCCCGCCCTGCTGCGACGCGGCGGCCCAGCGGCAGGCTGA
- a CDS encoding aromatic ring-hydroxylating oxygenase subunit alpha yields the protein MNTKPESQSLAAWVEETREGIDSGRFPVRAFNDQAVYDLEQERLFSKTWCFLAHESEIPHPGDYVTRYIGNNNLIVARDEHGEIHANLNMCRHRGNVMCKAEMGNASHFRCSYHGWTYKNSGELVGVPYMKEGYEGRLKRKDWGLVGVRVDSYEGLVFGCLDPEAPPLDEYLGGFQFYLDLYLKHGLGGVEVHGPPDHWIADTDWKICTENFAGDGYHTPVAHQWGFHLGYFPSSGSTHSQGWAVSIPGKGHGIGLGHGPNFPPFGGFPDDLVAEMKQSLSPEQVEVFSRTRTAVGSVFPNLSFLMQPFSLEPGEIGVRFVTMRLYHPVGPGRMEMYSWCLVPKNASQEYKKEAYRAYTLAFGQAGTFEQDDFENWTKVTQAAGMTMVRDVDFPYIMGMDSAPDPEFPGPGHAVVPYVNDTNFRNLWSRWADYLAGEV from the coding sequence ATGAACACGAAACCGGAATCCCAGTCCCTCGCCGCGTGGGTCGAGGAGACCCGCGAGGGTATCGACAGCGGCCGGTTCCCGGTCCGCGCCTTCAACGACCAGGCCGTTTACGACCTGGAGCAGGAACGGCTGTTCTCGAAGACGTGGTGCTTCCTCGCACACGAAAGCGAGATCCCCCATCCCGGGGACTATGTGACCCGGTACATCGGGAACAACAACCTCATCGTCGCCAGGGACGAACACGGCGAGATCCACGCCAACCTGAACATGTGCCGGCACCGCGGCAACGTGATGTGCAAGGCGGAGATGGGCAACGCCTCCCACTTCCGGTGCTCGTACCACGGCTGGACCTACAAGAACTCCGGCGAACTGGTGGGCGTGCCCTACATGAAGGAGGGCTACGAAGGCCGGCTCAAGCGCAAGGACTGGGGTCTGGTCGGGGTCAGGGTGGACTCCTACGAGGGGCTTGTCTTCGGCTGCCTGGACCCGGAGGCGCCGCCCCTGGACGAATACCTGGGAGGGTTCCAGTTCTACCTGGACCTCTACCTCAAGCACGGGCTCGGTGGGGTCGAGGTCCACGGGCCGCCGGACCACTGGATAGCCGACACCGACTGGAAGATCTGTACCGAGAACTTCGCCGGCGACGGCTACCACACCCCGGTGGCCCACCAATGGGGATTCCACCTCGGCTACTTCCCTTCCTCGGGCTCGACGCACAGCCAGGGCTGGGCCGTCAGCATTCCCGGAAAGGGCCACGGCATCGGTCTGGGACACGGTCCGAACTTCCCGCCTTTCGGGGGCTTCCCCGACGACCTGGTGGCGGAGATGAAGCAGTCGCTCAGCCCGGAGCAGGTGGAGGTGTTCTCCCGCACCCGGACGGCCGTCGGGTCGGTCTTCCCCAACCTCTCCTTCCTGATGCAGCCGTTCAGCCTGGAACCCGGCGAGATCGGGGTCCGATTCGTCACCATGAGGCTCTACCACCCCGTCGGCCCGGGCCGGATGGAGATGTACTCCTGGTGCCTGGTGCCCAAGAACGCCTCTCAGGAGTACAAGAAGGAGGCTTACCGCGCCTACACCTTGGCGTTCGGCCAGGCGGGCACCTTCGAACAGGACGACTTCGAGAACTGGACGAAGGTCACCCAGGCAGCAGGGATGACGATGGTCCGCGATGTCGACTTCCCCTACATCATGGGCATGGACAGCGCGCCGGACCCGGAGTTCCCGGGCCCGGGCCACGCGGTCGTCCCCTACGTCAACGACACCAACTTCCGGAACCTGTGGAGCCGTTGGGCGGACTACCTGGCAGGGGAGGTGTGA
- a CDS encoding ferredoxin: protein MNRKSVMSVQVIFEPAKCQGYANCLIEAPEIWDFDEDDNRAVLRLSDPGDALRAKAEASARCCPAQAIRVEELNP, encoded by the coding sequence GTGAACAGGAAGAGTGTCATGTCCGTCCAGGTGATCTTCGAACCGGCCAAGTGCCAGGGGTACGCCAACTGCCTCATCGAAGCCCCCGAGATCTGGGACTTCGACGAGGACGACAACAGAGCGGTCCTACGCCTGAGCGACCCCGGCGACGCCCTGCGAGCCAAGGCCGAGGCGTCCGCCCGCTGCTGCCCGGCCCAGGCCATACGCGTCGAGGAGCTGAACCCGTGA
- a CDS encoding SDR family NAD(P)-dependent oxidoreductase, with the protein MSGRLAGLSMLVAGAGSGIGRAATLAYLHEGATVTAIERSAEHAAALRHEGKGSPLHVVEGDATRADTLAKAVEEAVLAGGGLHQLTCCVGVFDHYASLRELPVDKLVGAAEETWRLNVLSTLVAVATAWPALRDTGGSVTLTLSESAFRPAGGGVLYGSSKWALRGVVQHLSVDLAPHVRVNGVAPGGTTGTRFSGLDALGQGESTVDARVGRDERIRAGTALRVKPTPEDHAGAFVYLADPVAARIVTGVVINSDGGHTEG; encoded by the coding sequence GTGAGCGGGCGCCTCGCCGGGCTGAGCATGCTCGTCGCCGGTGCCGGTTCCGGCATCGGCAGGGCTGCCACCTTGGCTTACCTGCACGAGGGCGCGACGGTCACCGCGATCGAGCGGTCCGCCGAGCACGCTGCCGCACTGCGCCACGAGGGCAAGGGCTCGCCCCTGCACGTGGTCGAAGGAGACGCGACCCGTGCCGACACCCTCGCGAAAGCAGTGGAAGAGGCGGTCCTGGCCGGCGGAGGACTCCATCAGCTCACTTGCTGCGTCGGTGTGTTCGATCATTACGCCTCGCTCCGTGAGCTGCCCGTGGACAAGCTCGTCGGTGCCGCCGAGGAGACGTGGCGGCTCAATGTCCTCAGCACTCTGGTCGCGGTCGCCACGGCGTGGCCGGCGTTGCGCGACACCGGCGGTTCCGTGACCCTCACGCTCTCGGAATCGGCCTTCCGCCCTGCCGGAGGAGGTGTTCTCTACGGGAGCTCCAAGTGGGCTCTGCGCGGCGTGGTACAGCACCTCTCAGTGGATCTTGCCCCACATGTGCGGGTGAACGGGGTCGCACCGGGAGGTACCACGGGCACCAGGTTCTCCGGCCTGGACGCTCTCGGGCAGGGCGAGTCCACCGTCGACGCCAGGGTTGGCCGCGACGAGCGCATCAGAGCCGGCACCGCTCTCCGGGTGAAGCCGACTCCCGAGGACCACGCCGGTGCCTTTGTCTACCTGGCCGACCCGGTTGCCGCACGGATCGTCACGGGAGTCGTCATCAACAGCGACGGCGGGCACACCGAGGGCTGA
- a CDS encoding dihydrodiol dehydrogenase, which yields MDEISKQPTIERPPVGDVSQYPEQSAEGPIVIANEFADVVIRKVETRNGMRLDIWSPRRGSRILLDAVALDCLTFQEPELISELLERRPAP from the coding sequence GTGGACGAGATCAGCAAGCAACCCACCATCGAGCGTCCGCCGGTCGGTGACGTCTCGCAGTATCCGGAGCAGTCGGCCGAGGGGCCGATCGTCATCGCGAACGAGTTCGCCGACGTCGTGATCCGCAAGGTCGAGACGCGCAACGGCATGCGGCTGGACATCTGGTCGCCTCGCCGGGGCAGCAGGATCCTTCTGGACGCGGTGGCCCTCGACTGCCTCACCTTCCAAGAGCCGGAGCTGATCTCGGAGCTGCTGGAGAGGAGGCCGGCACCGTGA
- a CDS encoding response regulator transcription factor: protein MNSSVSSRLLRFTAEAGACAEQDLQAKVLDELGRVVPGKAAGAYLLRSVGNAASSVQAYGVGDYFLAKYEHQGRDSDLVLEAVLTSRSAVTEAEIYEPAEWMLLPLYRQVLALHSIAHTLQAPLIVAGEVRGTLNVARTSDQGAFAVGELAVVEALGRLSGLAMESARIAEEIGRRLARASAALDLIDEPVVVTDIRTAERTANAAAQRIIGGFSDGRTFDDLLARSRDGAAKAPEGTMRPCEDPETGLKLRSTQLPDDILITIMHTPAEAPTHARALIQEALSPREYEIADLVASGLRDGQIAEQLFLSPHTVKKYLKSTYRKLSLRSRVELTRAMHGGD from the coding sequence GTGAACTCTTCGGTGAGCAGCAGGCTGCTTCGATTCACTGCCGAGGCGGGGGCCTGCGCGGAGCAGGACCTCCAGGCGAAGGTCCTTGATGAGCTCGGCCGCGTCGTTCCCGGAAAGGCCGCAGGGGCGTACCTCTTGCGCAGCGTGGGGAACGCGGCATCGAGCGTCCAGGCCTATGGAGTGGGCGACTATTTCCTGGCCAAGTATGAACATCAGGGTCGTGACTCGGACCTGGTGCTGGAGGCGGTGCTGACCAGTCGTTCAGCGGTGACGGAAGCTGAGATCTACGAGCCGGCCGAGTGGATGCTTCTCCCTCTGTACCGGCAGGTTCTCGCCTTGCACAGCATCGCTCATACGTTGCAGGCGCCCCTGATCGTGGCGGGGGAGGTACGGGGCACCTTGAACGTAGCTCGTACGTCGGACCAGGGCGCTTTCGCCGTGGGAGAGCTGGCCGTCGTCGAGGCACTTGGCCGTCTCTCCGGCCTGGCGATGGAAAGTGCCAGGATTGCCGAAGAGATCGGCAGGCGACTCGCTCGCGCCTCCGCGGCTCTCGACCTGATCGACGAGCCGGTGGTGGTGACCGACATCCGCACCGCCGAACGCACCGCGAACGCTGCGGCGCAGCGCATCATCGGCGGTTTCTCCGACGGCCGGACGTTCGACGACCTCCTGGCCCGGTCACGCGACGGAGCGGCAAAGGCACCCGAGGGGACGATGCGTCCCTGCGAAGATCCAGAGACCGGTCTGAAGCTACGGTCGACGCAGTTGCCTGACGACATCCTCATCACCATCATGCACACCCCGGCTGAGGCACCTACCCATGCACGGGCTTTGATTCAGGAGGCCCTGAGCCCGAGGGAGTACGAGATCGCGGACCTCGTGGCCTCGGGCTTGAGAGACGGGCAGATCGCCGAGCAGCTCTTCCTCAGTCCCCACACAGTCAAGAAGTACTTGAAGAGCACCTACCGCAAGCTGTCACTGCGGTCACGTGTGGAGCTCACTCGTGCCATGCACGGCGGCGACTGA